The DNA sequence AAGGCAAACGCAGGAGTgttaaaattacaataatataATAGTGGAAAGAACAGTGGAAATTCTACAAAAGTAGAATTTcttcaaaagcaaaggcaacGTAATCAAGCGGCAATCTCAGAACAGCAATCTGACATGCAGATTACACAGGAAGCTTTTGCCAAGCCAAAAAAGGAAGGTAATTAACATTTGAATAGCTATCATGTACAAAACATTCTGTTAGGTGCTTTCATTCAGACTACTTAACACagagtaattattattttcaatctAAAGATACAGAACCTAAAATCTAGGAAAGATCATTTAACTCAAAATCCATTTGAACTGAAGTTTATCTGAAGCCAAAAGTCATTCTCTTTCCATTGCCCAGCTGCCTTGAAGGAAAGAATAGACTATTTCAATAAAAGCCTATTTCATCtctaaagggaaaaagaaattattaaatgtcCAGGGAAAGAACCCAAGGACATAAATGATGAAGTTAACAACCTGAAATTCTGGTGTGAAACTGTACTATAAATGCGAACTTAAATGGCCTGTACTCTGCAATTCCCTTGCCTATTCTGAAAATTAATCGTTTCTGTCCACTTTCCTCCTCCTTCACAAGTTCTGTATCCAGATCATGCCAGCTCATCCCAGCTCAAGCTTTGCACCTGTTACTCCTTCTGCTTGAAACActtttcatttcctccagatgATATCAAGGTTGGTCCTTCTCATCCCTAAGGATTTACTGAACTTAAATGTCACCTCTACAAAGTCACCTCATCCTATAACTACCCCTATTAAAATAGCATCCCCATTCTCAGATAGCACTTAGTGTGAAAttgctgtatttatttgtttaggtTTTTACTGTTTGTCTCTTCCAAAGAGGAATATAATCCTTGAAAGAAAGGATCCTATCCACCCCCTGCTTTTCCAGTACTTGAATTATTCTTGGACACAGTAGgtcctctttaaatatttgttgatactTGGATTGCAAGTGGTGTAAACTGAGACTGAAATATATCACTGGTAGAAAAAAACGTGCGAAAAGAGACAAAAGATGTGGAATGGAGCTTGTGTAGGAGTTACACTGCCTACCACCTCtaaagcaaaaggaaacaaaataataatatgcaAACACTTAAGAGTTtactttatgccaggcactgttctaagttaATGCATGCTGTACATGTATTAACTCGTTTTTATCTCTCATAATAAATAGGTTTACCATCTACTTATTGCAGTGTGTAATGTGAAGCACacaggctaagtaacttgcccaggatcactgAAGTATACCCAACAGCAGAGTCAGAATTGAACCCAGGCAGTTTAGAGTTCCTGCTTTTAGCTAGTGCTTGATATTGCCTCTCCAAAAAAGCTGAGTGGTTGGTAGCATGGCCCCACGACGGTTTCACCATGGTAGTAAAAATAAGTCTAACAACTTGAAGTAATTGGAGAGACTTCAAGAAATAAACATTAAGTTTCAGGCCACTAGTTCAACGTGGGAATAGCCTCAATTCTCGTGAACTTCTCAACTCCCAGGAGCTTTCACCTCTAGCACGCAATAACATCCCAGCACATCATCTCAACTTTCTTCCCTGGCCCCTCCTCAGTTAGACCCCCTCATTCCAGTGTTTCTCTATGGAATCTGCTCCAAACCCTGGTTCCGCGGCTTTCTGGTGGCCAAATGTCACCTGTTAAGTGGCAATAAAACCTGTCTTAGCCTCGACCCCGCTAGGATTGAGTCAAGAGCGAAGTTTGAGATCGGCCTACTGTTTCTGTCACTCTGACGgttattttttgtgtccttttattcTCCGCactttatgaaataataaaataataaatgataaaaagaaatagaacttcACGTTCAGAAAAGCACTTCGCTAAGCGTCATTTGCTCCTCTCGGCTCCAACCTTTGAGTCTGCGCACTAGCGACGGCCCAAGCCTCTGCTTTCCCCTCTTCAGTCGCCGCGCCTTGATGACGTAAACGTCCTGCGCCCTGAGAGCAGGTAGAGCGCACGTGAGGAGGCTCAGGGTCCCTTTTCCTCACGGACTCTGGTGACCGTGGGGTCTGTGACCGGACACCATGAAGGAAACGCCCCTCTCAAACTGCGAGCGCCGCTTCCTACTCCGTGCCATCGAAGAGAAAAAGGTAAACGGTCCTCACGGAACCTGGCGCTTCGTGGGCTCTCGGATCCAGGCTCGGATCACAGACTTGGCCCGCGCCGGCCCGGGGAGCCCCTTGGGGAACGGCTAGTAAGTTCTCCCACCCCTCAGGCATTATTTTGCTCCGACGGTTCTTTTCAAGGTTCAAGTCACTCCAGCACCTGTCAGTGACCTCGCACCTAGTTTCCACTTTCCTCCTGGGGTGGGTGGTTAGGATCCCATTTTCCTCCAAGTGCTTAGCCCAGTGCCAGACACAAAGTAgttgctcaagaaatatttattggaagAGTAATGAATGAATGTTGTGCTTACAGCGGCTGGATGGCAGACAAACCTATGATTATAGGAACATCAAGATCTCATTTGGAACAGACTATGGGTGCTGTATTGTGGAACTTGGGAAAACGAGGTAAGAGAATTCAAATTAGATACAAATTCAAAAGGGGGAAGTTTGAAAATAACCTTATTGATTCGGTTGTTTACAAAGCAGCTAAGAAGTCTGGACAGTACTTTATTTAGCTGccaaaataactatattttctttaatgcaaggttttttggttttgtggtTAACTAAATTTTTAGTCATAAGTACATTTTTGTATCACGTAGTTCTTTCATACCTTTCTGTAAATCATGTACACAACCTACGatgattgcactgaatttgtttCCTGTATTTCTCACATTCTAACGTAAGGAATGTAGAGATCTTGAGCATCTTGTCATTAAGTAAGtcccactttcttctttttccttaatgGCGTGAGAATTAggtttttaatattcatttgaaAGTTGTGAGGATATTTGGTCAGGTAATATTGGTGAACCTGCCATATGAAAACCCTTAAGAAATCTCAAGTTTTTATGTCATCTTGTATCAATAGATACTTGTTTTAGAAAGGAGAAGtaaaagtcattattttttttaaaagatctgtgGAATAGTAAATATTGTAATAagaagagagatttttttctgtcctttttttagGTATACCGGCATGTAGCCTACTAGTAtgttttttatatgtaatttctACCTCATGATGTATCATGCTGAGTGTATTACTCAGAGTAAGATTGAATCTTAATTGTtacttgttttatatatattgttttaatggaaaggaaatatatttagtTAACTGCTTTGTACCTTTATCTTTGCAGAGTTCTTGGACAGGTTTCCTGTGAACTTGTTTCTCCAAAACTCAATAGGGCAACAGAAGGTATTCTTTTCTTTAACCTTGAACTCTCTCAGATGGCTGCCCCAGCTTTTGAACCTGGCAGGTATTTAAATCTCTTTCTTAAGCTGCCTTAGCCATAGAACTTAACAGCAGtaaactattattttaatgtCTAGTGTTATATTTCATGACATTATTCCATTCCTGTTTTCATAGGCAGTCAGATCTCTTGGTAAAGTTGAATCGACTCTTGGAAAGATGTCTGAGAAATTCGAAATGTATAGACACTGAATCTTTATGTGTTGTTGCCGGTGAAAAGGTGGGGAATAtgcccaaaattatttttttattttttatttttgttttttgcccaGAATTATTAATCTTAGGATGACTATTGTTGATTCTTGGGTCtctatgcttttattttcagagctttggttcattttattttttattggttcaCTTCACTTAAAGTGTTCTGGGCATGCTACCTTTAGAACTTGGTGCTGTCTGTCTCTGAACAGACAAAAAACATCACCTTAAAAGAGTGAAAATAGCAACTTGGCTTTGTGTAAATGTGTTTTATCCAGAGAACTTGTGGCTTTTTTATGTAATCTCTCGTGAATTTTCTTATGTTATTTTAGTAAGTTTATAGAAGCaggtaatattttccttttttattgacaAAGAACTAAAGAACAGATTAAATCCTTTATACGGATAGGTTTATTGATTTACACGGGGATTACACAGTGAGTCAATGGTAAGACTGACACTGGAAATCTTAGTCTCAATAAATTGTGCTGATAGTATATTTGAACTTTATGCTTGATTATGGTATTTTGACCAGCTTTTTGACTCCAAAGTAGTAGTCACTTAGCTTTCTATGTTCCATACATGAATATAATACTTCCTATTTGCATTACTTGTAAGGTTATTATGAATATTATCATGTAAAACCTAAGTTTAAGGTTTTTAAGTTAGCAGACAAAAATATGGCTAGGTTTGGAATTAGAATATCTTAGTCTTAAATGTTAGAGTGGTTCCATTTATTTAGAGTATATATTTTACTGTTGTCAAATGACTCACATAGAAAGGTGAACTATTGGTATTCTAGATGTTgggcttaaaatttttctaaatatttttttcaataagctAGGAGGAACTGCATGTTTTATCAGCAAGAAAACAGTTTGTGCACAGTGTTACTTTTCCTGATAAAGAGCCAGTGGTTGTAATTAATTAGgagttattttaaattcactttcaGGTTTGGCAAATACGTGTAGACCTACATTTATTAAATCATGATGGAAATATTATTGATGCTGCCAGCATTGCTGCAATTGTGGCCTTATGTCACTTCCGAAGACCTGATGTTTCTGTCCAGGGAGATGAAGTAACACTGGTAAGCTCCCATGATGTGAGCCCGGATCCTTCCTATGAATGAATGAGTATCCTAGATGTGCAGGCAACTTGTTATTAGTGAATTCATGTTGTAGATGGTAATTAGGTAGGttataaaattttttcataaGCAAAAACTACATATGGTCAAAACTGCCCTAGAAATCTCTTAAGTTTCCATATTGAAATGTCTGTCAATAAGAACACACCCTAGTTTGGTTTTCCAGAATAGAACTAGATGACTACTCTTTGGACTGAGCATTAGATGAAGTGGTTGGCTTATGTTTAGGGGCCACATGTGTGAGAAATACATGATTCTCAGCACACTGAGATGCTTACCCTGTGAGAGGCATGTAGTATCTGAAAATGACTGAGGAATCAACAGATTCAAATCTCTCTCTAGGACATTAAGCAAAACAGATGGCAGAAATCCATCAGAAATACCTGGATGGCTTGTTAAAACGTATTGCCTATATTCTACTACCAGAGTAGGACAGGGGTAGGACCTGAGAATTTGCACATCTAACTTAGAGTTCCCACGTGATGTcagtgctgctggtccagggtcCACATTTTGAAAACCGTTGACCTATGTTGTCTTTCTCTTTTGTGCTGAGTTTGtcagttttgaaaatataaatcacaTGCTAGAATAATGAAAGTGGACTATAGTTGTAGTTTGAGTCCTGAAGTTGCAAAAGGAAACATCAGATGCCACAGTTTTCTAACAATCATTCATAATGCTTTTAGGCATTAGACTGTAGCAGACTCTTTAGAGACTTAAGGGTAGGTACAAAGGTTTATTAACAGTAAAGATAATGTTCTTTTAGAAGAGAGATTTGGTATAAGGAAGTAAAAAACAAAGTAGAGTGATTAgtaaacttgaaaaagaaatcaattaaaaaacattGTAGCATTATTGCTGGTGTGAATGTAGAATGTCAAATGGTACAGCCATGTTGGaaaagtttgtcagtttcttaaaaagttaagtgTAAACAACatattataatcagaaaaataacacTGGAAGAAGAAAATACTCTTACATAAGAGTATGTACATCTTTCAGCACATTTGACtttgtaatattaaaataaataacaatgtgTTAGAACCAGGGAAAAAAGTTAGCAGCAATACCACACCTAGGAATCTTCAAGAGGAATGAGAGCATATGTTCACTCAGAGACTTGCAGGtgaacattcatagcagcattaattgtagtagtcaaaaactggaaacaattcaaatgttcatCAGTTGGTGgctagataaacaaaatgtggtatatccacataaAGGTATACTATTCAGCAGTAAAGAGGACTTAattactgatatatgctacaagcTAGATGAAGCATGCTAATTAAAAGAAACCAATGCAAAAGACTAGAAATTATTAGCTTTCGTTTATATGGAGTGTGCGGAAAAGGCAGATTTACAGAGACGGAAAACAGATCACCAGTTGCTTGGGACTGGGGGAGGGAGTGAGAACTGACTGCAAACAGGCTCAAGAGAATTTTGGGGGGTGTTGGAAATGTTAAAAAACTGAATTGTGATGGTGGTTGCATAACTATACATTTACTTAAAATTGACTCATATTCTTACAATGAGGGGATTTTATGAGTTGTAAATTATGTCTCAGTAAAGCTTTTTGAAAATGCATGTGGTTTCAGGAACATGAGTGACAAAATCAAACAGGTAATTGTAAAACATTATCTAGGCATTCATTGAAGATTAAaggaatttcattttgttttattttagtattgGATGTGCAAGATgactttttgtatgtttttaactTAGTGACTAAttattgaacattttcttttgaaatagtaTACACCTGAAGAGCGAGATCCTGTACCGTTGAGCATCCATCATTTGCCCATTTGTGTCAGTTTTGCCTTCTTCCAGCAAGGGTAAGTCTCACCTTGTCATGGGCTGAAATTATAAATCCAATTTGGAACTTTATTGCTCTACTAAAACGTGGCATGGACAAATGAACAAACCCTTCCTTTAATATTAAAACACCTTATAGTTCCTTTCTTTGTAAGGGCATTAGTTGGCAAAGAGCTTTCTCAACAGAAGTAACAAAACTCGTCTACTATTATGAAAACACTTCCcaacgtttttttttttctttttttcttggcacaCTTATAAATTTATGCATTTACTGTGGCATGatagtcttttgtcttttttagagATGTACAGATGTTGGAATTGTATGCTAGGCTATAATTTGGGAAAATGGGGGTAAGAATTACTGTTGATTAATGGAGGACTGGGGACTTTGGAGCATATTGGATGGAGTAGTTATAGGAGCAGATTACAAGAGGGAATGGTTCACAAACTGGAGTAATGAATCTAGTTTCCTTCAGCTCTCCAATGGTTTTTTCACAACTAGTTGCTAAATCCTCCTCCAACAGAAAACCTGGAGTCTTTCAGGTCCATGTAATAGTGCTTTTAAATGAAAGCTTAAACTTTAAATCTCTTTAGGAATAAGGGGaagtataaaaataagatattttaacaattttgtgcaTAAGGACTAGAGAAGGACTTTCAGCTTTCAGTCCTTTTAGTATAGAGTTTCATTAGAGGGAAATGGACAAGCAGtgacaaatagaaataaaatgcgAGCCATAaatgtaattttgaattttccagtagtcacattaaaaaggtaaaaaagggtaaaattagtttttatatatttttatttaacctaatatacacaaaatattttccttttaatagtaatcaataacttaaaaataattcatgagaTATTgtacattcttttattttgactaagtctttgaaatccagtatcTTACAcagtttggactagccacattttagGGGCTCAGTAACTGCATGTGACTATTAGCTATATATTGGATATAGCAGAAatagtatatatattatttaaataaaaccaaTCTGAACATAATATGTTCACTATAATTGCTAGAGATATCCACTCAGCATTCGTGTTCATAAAAACAATAATGTTTGTGTCTCTTTCCCCATTAAAGTGACTCAAATCCACAGGTTCAGACATTCATTGTGTTGATTTTATTGGtgccatctgttttttttttttttttttttttttaaagatgactggtaaggggattttaacccttgacttggtgttatcagcagcatgctctcccaagtgagccgcaggCCAACCCTGGTGCCATCTGTTTTTAAGATCCATTACCCTAAAAATGACAATCAGTCTCagatttattcacttaacattcATTTCAGAACGTATTTATTGGTGGACCCCAATGAACGAGAAGAACGTGTAATGGATGGCTTACTGGTGATTGCTGTGAACAAGCATCGGGAGATTTGTACCATCCAATCCAGTGGTGGGATAATGCTACTAAAAGATCAAGTTAGTGCTCTGGTTAATGTCTCATTAAGAATAGGTCTCTTCTCTTTAGAAGCTTTTTCTTTTACCCAAAATCCAATGAGGATAGTATCAATGATTGATTCTAGGATGTGTTAGAACCTGGTATCAGTATTATCACTACATTCTGTTGACTGGTGATGGAGGTATCCTTGCTGCTCCCATGTCTGGCCCTCCAGAGCCTGACTCTTCTAACTAGAGGAACAATTTTTTTTGTTCCAGTGGAGAAAGATTCATATCcctatttttctttggaaaaaaaaaaaatcagaaagtacTAGAAATTAGATAAAAGGATAGTTTTACTTTTAGAATATGGGTTACAATAAGCAGTAGTTCTCAGACCCAGCTACATAACAGATTCACATGGGGGCTTTTAGAAAATAGATTGCCATGTAGCATGTAGAatagtggttaaaagcacaggGAGCTGCTTTAGTTCAAATTCTTCCTCTGCTTTATACTACTAattgaccttgggcaaatgataTCTTATCTTTGGGCctgtttctttatatgtaaaatagggAATGATATTATTTATACCCTGTTGTTAGAAGGATATaagataaatatagatatattgcAGTGTCTAGCATATATTAACTGTGcaataaattttagtttctgTTATCATTGTCATTATTACCAGCATCATGACCACTACGCAGATTCCTATTTCTGTGTATCCCTGAGCTTAATGATGTTTGTGGCTTCTTCAGTGGTTGGTATCTTTTACACTGTCATGTAATCGGGTCAGTTCTGTTGATGTGATAgtccttcaaatattttaaaataactcttaCGTCTTGCcttaatttacatttacattgtattattttcatattttggggAAAAGATTCAGgcttaaattataaaagtagaaaaactaaTCTTGTGGTTTTAGTTTAGTTAGACAAAGCCATTTAGATTGTTGTCTTTAAATAACAGAATTCACTTTTATAAATAGGTTTTGAGATGCAGTAAAATAGCTGGTGTGAAAGTAGCAGAAATTACAGAGCTAATACAAAAAGCTTTGGAGAATGACCAGAAAGTTAGGtaagtttaattttttcagaatgaaaagttctttttatacatttttttttctgttctgggcCTTTCTTGCATAAGGGCAACCATATAGTTTTTCAcacttgatttttctttaatctcAATTGAATATTGAAGTAGTTTGGactctattatattttattccaATTTAAACGTATTGAAAAGCCACATAAAGTCTTTCtttaaaagtaacattttcttaggaaaaaaagaatctagtAACTCAAATTAGTGTAAAGAGCACAAATGGGGGTTAATACCCATCTCTACTTCTTACTATGTGATCTTAAGCAAGATTTATAACCCAAGACTTCAGTGTCCTTTTCTGTATATGGGAGGTTGATGCCTAACTGGTAGGGCTGATCTGAAGATTAGAGAATAATATACTTTAAGCACCTAgcacatgcctggcacatggttcAATAGACGATaattataactatttttattatttctcttgatAGGCATAATAAACTGGTGAGGTTAAGTTAGTCAAATAAACTGTTTTCTGATATTTCTCATCTACTAAAGAATAAgataatttttctcattcctGTTTTCTCTCCCATCTATTATCATTAACCTTACCCCACTCCccgcaaaaaaaccaaaacaccacATACAGGAAAGAAGGTGGAAAGTTTGGCTTCGCAGAGTCTATAGCAAATCAAAGGATCAcagcatttaaaatggaaaaggcCCCTATTGATACCTCCGATATagaggagaaagcagaagaaatcaTTGCTGAAGCTGAACCTCCTCCAGAAGTGTATCTTTTTTGGATGATTTTTGCAGTAAAAGAAAGATTCTTAACACTTTTGGACTTACATTAAGGCTGTATGAAGGGCATGCATactgaaatttgttttcttttttttttttttttttaaaagatgactggtaaggggatcttaacccttgacttggtgttgtcagcaccacgctcacccagtgagctaaccagccatccctatatgggatccaaacccatggccttggtgttatcagcaccacactctcccaagtgagccatgggccggcccctgaaaTTTGTTTTCTGAAGCGCATGCTTTGTTAGAGAGAACACTTAAGATGCAAGATAGTGATGTGAGTGATATTAAGTTGATGTTATAACAGCCACCTTCTCTTCAGTTAACCTGCAAAAACCagaaatttctctattttaagcATCAATATACAGCATTTTATTTTCCCCTGAAAAACTGGTCTTTAATAAGCACCTTATACACTATTATACATTGTTCTTGAAGTTGTTCATTCACTAAATTTATTACTACAACTAAAATGTTGAGCCTGTCCCTTGATATTTCTTACCATTGTGACTACAAAATCTTGCATGAGTTATACTTTTTCTTAATCATAGTTTAGCAACCCATAGTGTATggctttattatatatttttccctaAGAACTTGAGGCACATTTAAATCAGTCTTACAAAAAGGAAACTTTCATTCTCATCTTTTCATCAGTCCATCAAATAGCAGTATTTTTGTTATTCAGTTTTCTTAACTTGCTAAGTGTTTCTAAACCTGTGCTGTGGACTGCTGGAACGGCCCAAATTGGAGAGGGAGTAGAAAACACCTGGGGTGATATTGAAGACTCTGAGAAGGAAGATGAAGACGAAAGTGGCAGTGATGAAGCTATCATTCTTGATAGTATGAAAATGGACACTGGAGTAGAAGTCTCCAACATTGGAAGTCAAGGTAAGTGATACTTTATGGGTTTTATGTGATATGGCTATACGCATATATTATACAGATTCCTATGTATGTAGATAATACATACTGAATATTAACTATGTATAGATATGTAACATAGAGGGGCTAAATGTTTTGTGatttaaatttcagttaaacTTTTGAGGCTGTAATATTTTATGCCAATCTTTTCTAAAAACTTGCTTATCTTTTCGGAGTAGTGGTATATTTGGGCATGTAAATGATAGTGACACTTTTAATTAAGAAATGTTTTGCATCTATATCCAGGCCAGTTTTATGGGGATGTTTCCTGAAGTTCTCATTCACGTATGCTTTTTTTGTAGTTTCTAGACCCAAACATAAAAAGTCCGTATCATAGAGTTATACTATCTAAATAGAACCTTctgtgatgatagaaatgttATCCTGTATATAGCAGCCACTAGCCCCATGGAGCTGAACACCTGAAATGTGGCTTATGTGAATGAGAAACTGAATTgtaaatttgatttaattttcagtaatataaaattaaatagccAAATGTGGCTAAgtggctaccacattggacaGTTTAACATTAGGACATACAAATTTCTAGAAGTGCCTGGTAGTCCTAGAT is a window from the Cynocephalus volans isolate mCynVol1 chromosome 9, mCynVol1.pri, whole genome shotgun sequence genome containing:
- the EXOSC9 gene encoding exosome complex component RRP45 translates to MKETPLSNCERRFLLRAIEEKKRLDGRQTYDYRNIKISFGTDYGCCIVELGKTRVLGQVSCELVSPKLNRATEGILFFNLELSQMAAPAFEPGRQSDLLVKLNRLLERCLRNSKCIDTESLCVVAGEKVWQIRVDLHLLNHDGNIIDAASIAAIVALCHFRRPDVSVQGDEVTLYTPEERDPVPLSIHHLPICVSFAFFQQGTYLLVDPNEREERVMDGLLVIAVNKHREICTIQSSGGIMLLKDQVLRCSKIAGVKVAEITELIQKALENDQKVRKEGGKFGFAESIANQRITAFKMEKAPIDTSDIEEKAEEIIAEAEPPPEVVSKPVLWTAGTAQIGEGVENTWGDIEDSEKEDEDESGSDEAIILDSMKMDTGVEVSNIGSQDAPIVLSDSEEEEMIILEPDKNPKKIRTQTISAKTEKIPSKKPVKKRKKKRAAMLKLT